GTGGTGTGATATGGCTCATGGTCCATCGTGACCTGCAGGTTTGCAAGTGGAAGGGGCTTGAATGGGAGCCCGGTTCGTGGAGCCGAAGAGCGCTCTTCTAAGCAATCTGCGGTTTTCGCCGTGAAATATCGGAATAAAGTCTTTCAGGAGGCTCCCAGGACGCGGACCACGTTGGTGCAGGGGCCCAGTGATCGCCGTAGGTGGGGCATGTCGTGGTCCCCGCGTCCGAGGCCCGCCTATGCTTGATGAGGAGAGGAGCGCAGTGATGAATGATCGACTGGCAGTGCTGCCGGACAGCGGGTGGGAGCGGGTGCTCTGCATCGTCGCCCACCCCGACGACATGGAGTACGGGGCCTCGGCCGCGGTGTCCGCATGGACATCGCGAGGCATCGAGGTCATCTACGCCCTGCTGACAGCCGGTGAGGCCGGCATGGCCGAGCCGCCGGAGATCGTCGCACCGCTGCGCCGGGCCGAACAGGAGGCCGCGTGTGACACCGTGGGCGTCAGCGACCTCCGGGTCCTCGACCATCCGGATGGCATGCTCGTCGCCGACCTCGACCTCAGGCGGGACATCGCGACCCTCGTGCGCGAGACGAAGCCGGATGCGGTGCTCACCGCCAACTTCGACTTCGAGGCCTACGGAGGACTCAACCAGGCCGACCACCGGGCCGCCGGCATCGCCGTCATCGACGGCGTGCGGGACGCCGCCAACCCGTGGGTGTTCCGGGAGCTCGGCAGGGACGGACTGCGGGCCTGGAAGACGAAGGCGATCCTCGTCGCCGGGCACCCGGAACCCACCCATGCCGTGCCCGTCAGCGGGCGAGACGTTGAGCGTGCCGTGCGGTCGCTCGAGTGCCACGAGGCCTACCTCGCGCACATCGGAGATCACCCGGAGCCTTCCGTCTTCATCCCCGAGATCCTCGCCGAGGGCGGCAGGGCCAGCGGCGCCGAGCATGCCGTCGTGCTCCGGGTCTACGATCTCGGCGGACTCGGCGACTGAGTCGCGCGGCCTGCTGCCGCCTGGTACGGGCCCGGGGCGCGCAGTCGGCCAGGCGTAGAATGGTTCGGTGCTCCCGGGCGGTGCGCGGAGGAGGAGCTGGCATGGCATTCACGACTGCGAACACGGTCGAGGAGTTCAGGAGGAACCTGGACGACGTTCAGCGGCGGATCGATGCCGCGGCGATGCGTGCCGGCAGGGACCCCCAGAGCATCCGCCTTCAGCCGGTGTCGAAGACCGTCTCGGAGGAGCGGATCCGCAACGCCATCGCGGCGGGCTGCACGCGGCTCGGTGAGAACAAGGTCCAGGAGGCGAAGTGGAAGCACGCCGCCCTCCTCGACACCGGGGTCGAATGGTCGATCATCGGCCATCTCCAGAGGAACAAGGCCAAGGATGTTGTGGCCTTTGCCAGCGAGTTTCACGCCCTTGATTCCCTCCGCCTGGCGGAGGCCCTCGACCGCCGTCTGCAGGCGGCCGGCCGCAGCCTCGATGTCTACGTCCAGGTCAACACCTCCGGCGAGGAGTCGAAGTACGGCATCGATCCTGACGATCTGCCCGAGCTGCTCATGAGCCTGCGGGGCCTCGATTCACTCAACGTACGCGGTCTCATGACCCTCGCGATCTTCACCGACGATCAGGAGGCGGTGCGCCGCTGCTTCCAGATCCTGCGGCGGCTGCGGGACGAGATGAGGGACCTCGATCCTGAGCTGGTCGGGCTCGGCGAGCTGTCGATGGGCATGTCGGGCGACTTCGAGACCGCGATCGAAGAGGGTGCCGATGTCGTTCGGGTTGGGCAGTCGATCTTCGGCGCGCGGCCCACTCCTGACAGCGACTACTGGCCGACTGCCGCGCACTGACGGCGCGCCCGCTCCACTCGGCGTCCATCTTCGTGCGCGGGTGGTCCATGCTCGATGGTCACGCCGGGACGGTTCGAATCGAGGCAACCGGTCGCGCGAACAGCTCCGCACGGGTGCGGATGATCGCCATAGGGTCGCAGGAACATCGCACCCAGAGTAATGTGAAGGGAGACACGTCGAAAGCGTGCCGTGAGTGCGTGAGCCATCGCGCTAGATCCTGACAACAACGAGGTAGTCATGTCACAAGCAAAAAAGATCATGAACGATCCCGAGAATCTCGTCGATGAGACTCTCGATGGACTGGTCGCCATCTCGAACGGGCTGCTGGCCCGCGAACCCGGCTCGAGGGTGGTTCGTTCGACCAAGATCGAACAGGGTAAGGTCGGCCTGCTGGTCGGCGGCGGCTCCGGCCACGAGCCGATGTACGGAGCCTTTGTCGGCCCCGGCCTCGCCAACGCATCCGTTTCGGGCGACATCTTCGCAGCGCCCGCACCCCAGCACGTCCAGGAGGCCATCGAGGCCGCCGACGCAGGGGCCGGTGTCCTCATCGTCTACGGCAACTACGCCGGCGACGTCATGAACTTCGACATGGGTGCCGAGACGGCCGAGGAGGACAGCGACATCGAGTCGAAGACCGTCCTTGTCCGCGACGATGTCGCGACCGACGACTACGAGGGCCGCCGCGGCATCGGCGGCGCCTTCTACGTTGTCAAGGCCGCGGGTGCCGCCTGCGCGAAGGGCATGTCCCTCGAGGAGGCCGCCGAGGTTACTGAGCGCGTCCAGTACAACACCCGCACGATCGGTGTGGCCGTCCGCGCCGGCATCCTCCCCGACACCGGCAAGCGCACCTTCGAGCTCGGCGATGACGAGATGGAGATCGGCCTCGGCATGCACGGCGAGGTCGGCGTCGAGCGGTCGAAGATGATGACCGCCGATGAGGTGGCGAAGAAGATGGTCGACATGGTCGCCGACGATCTGCCCTACGAGTCGGGCGACCGGGTTGCCGTCTACATCAACAACCTCGGCGCGACGACGCAGATGGAGCTCCTCATCGTCTACCGCAAGGTTGCCGAGCTCCTCGCGGAGCGGGGGCTCAAGGTGGAGCGCACCGACATCGGCGCCCACTTCACCTCCCAGGACATGGCGGGCTTCTCGCTCACCCTCCTCAAGCTCACGGACGAGATCGCCGAGCTCATCGACGCACCCTGCGAGTCCGTCCCGTTCACACAGGGCTGAGGCATGGCAGAGACAGT
This is a stretch of genomic DNA from Flaviflexus salsibiostraticola. It encodes these proteins:
- a CDS encoding dihydroxyacetone kinase subunit DhaK — its product is MSQAKKIMNDPENLVDETLDGLVAISNGLLAREPGSRVVRSTKIEQGKVGLLVGGGSGHEPMYGAFVGPGLANASVSGDIFAAPAPQHVQEAIEAADAGAGVLIVYGNYAGDVMNFDMGAETAEEDSDIESKTVLVRDDVATDDYEGRRGIGGAFYVVKAAGAACAKGMSLEEAAEVTERVQYNTRTIGVAVRAGILPDTGKRTFELGDDEMEIGLGMHGEVGVERSKMMTADEVAKKMVDMVADDLPYESGDRVAVYINNLGATTQMELLIVYRKVAELLAERGLKVERTDIGAHFTSQDMAGFSLTLLKLTDEIAELIDAPCESVPFTQG
- a CDS encoding PIG-L deacetylase family protein, encoding MNDRLAVLPDSGWERVLCIVAHPDDMEYGASAAVSAWTSRGIEVIYALLTAGEAGMAEPPEIVAPLRRAEQEAACDTVGVSDLRVLDHPDGMLVADLDLRRDIATLVRETKPDAVLTANFDFEAYGGLNQADHRAAGIAVIDGVRDAANPWVFRELGRDGLRAWKTKAILVAGHPEPTHAVPVSGRDVERAVRSLECHEAYLAHIGDHPEPSVFIPEILAEGGRASGAEHAVVLRVYDLGGLGD
- a CDS encoding YggS family pyridoxal phosphate-dependent enzyme translates to MAFTTANTVEEFRRNLDDVQRRIDAAAMRAGRDPQSIRLQPVSKTVSEERIRNAIAAGCTRLGENKVQEAKWKHAALLDTGVEWSIIGHLQRNKAKDVVAFASEFHALDSLRLAEALDRRLQAAGRSLDVYVQVNTSGEESKYGIDPDDLPELLMSLRGLDSLNVRGLMTLAIFTDDQEAVRRCFQILRRLRDEMRDLDPELVGLGELSMGMSGDFETAIEEGADVVRVGQSIFGARPTPDSDYWPTAAH